CTATTGCAAATATCTGTCTGTATAACTGTTTATGTACATGTCACGTATTTTATGCTAAGTACATGGATGATCCTCTCACAACACCCTTAATATCATCTTCTTTACGTTGTTCCTGTAACCTTGCCTTAACATAGCTACTGATAAGTGGAGCAATCTCACGACCCTgtgtgtgtactagtgttacaaGATGTACTAGTGGTAACATACAAGCTTACATAAGGTGTTTCACACCTGATGACACGCTGTACCATGAGGTTGCCACACTTTAGGTCAATATATTGTCTTCCTGAGTGAGACCTCAACTTTCTAGTAGAGACTATCTCATGGAAGGGAAATGATAGCAAACTCTCCTATGAGGTGAACAATGACAGTCATTAGTTATGTAACCACAAACCACATGTGGGTTCAGTGATAAATCCCTTTTATTTATGTTTAGATGGTACAATTAAGTGAGTGTAACACATTGTTGGGTTAACATACTCTAGTTTTGCTGCTGAGGAAGAATAGACCATTCCTGTTCACAGCTAGTATACATTCTCCCACCACTTTAGGATGTGAAACACTCTGTGTATGGATAGTACATAAGGTCATCACTTACAAGTAATTCTTACCATGATAGGGAAGAATCTTGAGGCATACATTGGAAATTTCATTATGACATCTACAAAAGTAGGATCATAAGAAcagtatattgtactttgtgtgggaggatcaaagtgctgaAGTGTACCATAGTTACCATAAAGTATCATAGTACATGATTGAGCAGATACAATACGTGGGCTAATATAGTAGTCATGTGGAAATTACAGTACAGGAACGTTACGAAAACAACCCCACCAGTTTGCTATACAATACATCATAATTATAAACAGATAGTCTGATCACCAGCAGTATAATTGATGAACACTCCAAACAAGATAACCAGTATAATAATTAACACTTAAGGCACTGCcgtgcttgtgtgtacaaaaatacagcactcggaaGAGTGTGTGTCTTGAgactaatatacagtacttggctttgcctcatgctgtattagcctctcaacactCCCCCTTGTGGTGCATTTTCTGTACACACATGCGggagtgctttaactataatgtGTTTACATATTACCTACCCATGAATTTGTCCCTTGCACCTTTCACTGTTAAGTGTTGTGCAGTGGACTGGAAGTGAAGTTGTACTTTATCCAGCCATTGTTGTGGTTTGAATTGTCGTGATACTGATGGTGGTATTAACTTGGCTGTCTGCTTGCTACATGGTATACAGCATACATattacaaacatttgtaatGCACTATGTACACAAAAATCTGAAGACTTTGACTGTCATATACATGatcatgcctacccagtaaAACAATGGGCCAcatgtgcactactcaggtactATGAGTCAATTCTCCTGGAGGTATATAGGACTGGTACTCCGCAAGAGGCTGTTCCATAATGTCTCGCATGTGAAAAAACCTACTAAAGTCCCACCTGAACTTCATCTGtttgtgagacatggacatCATAAGTGATATCCCACTAAAGCATCTGTTTCCACATGCAGTGGAACACATACATGTAGCCACATAATGTACCGCAAGAAAACACCACACAGTACATTCACTACTAACAGTGAAGGAAGATCAGTCTCTCCTCGTGCTCTATGTTGGAGTGCAGCTAACAAACAGACAGTATCCATCAACTGTTGTGACATCACTCCCCCATCCAGTTGAACAAGATGTGCTCTCATGAAATCAGGCACAGCCTAAATGAAAGCCACATAACCTTCATCAGTACAGTCTCAATTCTACCTGATGATAGAGTACACTGCTATATAATGAGTTCTCCAAATTCCATGAATTGAACCACATCAACTTCTGAAAGCACAACTTGTAGTTGAGGTTCTGACTGTCCAACATGGCACACACATCTTGTACGTACTCGTGTGGTGAAATAGGCAATGGTAGTGTGTCTGTATAAGCTGATTAGTACAACACTATAGCTACTAGCAGCACACTTACGCTTCCCTAGGTCAGCATGTATACCAAATTCTTCAATGTCAGATTCTCCCAATAGGTTGAGCATAGTACATAATTCCTTTAGTAAATCATATGAGGTCTATACAGTTACATAAAATGTAAAATATAGCAAGATATGAAGACAGACAGACTTACAGTACATATTCTAACTCTCAATACTTTACTGTCATCTCCAGGCAAGTGGATGACTTGACGTTTTACAAAACGACCCACCTATTGGACACCAAACTGTCTTAACACAACAGCAATCATAAGACATCCTACTATTATTGCTTCTATCTCTTCTTCCCCTGGTGGATTCTTCCTTCCACCATATCTGATTGTCTTCCTTAAGTTAGAATCACACATGCTGGCCATTGCTATAAAATAAAGTTATAAGCAATGTGTGCATACACTAGCTGTGTGGTACCATGGAATTCTCTCTTAGAGTCAGAACTGTTAGCTTGTAGGTAGCTCAACATATAAGGCAGTAGCAGCTCTGAACAGTTAAGGTATCCAGTACAGATGACTAACAATTTCCACCCACGCTCACAACTATCACTAGTGGACCATGACACACAGTACAACCTGACCATGTAGTGCATTATACTCACTTCTTACTGCTCTTATTGCTGGTGGTCTGTTTCACCAGTTGACAATAGATCTCATCCTGTAGTTCAGGGTGTTCACGGGCTGCCTATAAATCATACAGAATGGTCAAAGTTGTGAGTGACCATATATAGCTAGTGTGGACAGCACCTTGAGAATAGCCATCACCAGTTCCTTCTCACTCTTTCCTTTACTCATGTAATCTCCCATGAACTTCATGATGTCTATGAATGAGTGTTGCACATTAAATGTTTAGtaatgtgtgtgcatggttCCTTGTATATAGATGCAGGTATCCATGCATTAAATTAACTatgtacccccccccccccccccccccccaaagtGCTTCCACATATGTTAAAACATAAGCAAACTCTTGTTTCACTGAATACCCAGTGAAAAACTGGCATGAGTCAGGTGTTATGAGTCAATGCAGGTAAATTTCATGCAGAGGTTATCCGTTTACGTCATTTTAAGTTAGTAACGGTTACTAGCCACCATGTTTTTGAGGCATAAATCAATGGGACCCATGCGAGAAATTGAAACTTTTTGCGATTTTTGCACAATTTAAGAAAGACTTGGGGGAATCGCTACACAGAGTGAGTTAGTTATACTAATAGCCAATTGAAGAACTGGAATAGAGGGGACTGGCAGTACAAGCCAGTGAGCAGCTGGAGTTTAATGGCCCTGTTTCTTCCAGCTGCGAAGCAATATGAATAACACAACAAATGCTCTACAGCTTTCTTATTTTCACCAGCGTTCTTCGGCTTGCAACTCACTCTTACCTCACGTATTCACAAAGATAACCTGTAATTATATGGAAAATATTTAGTGTGATGTCAAACATATAACCTCTATAGTACCCTGTCTCTAAGACGAAAGTGTGAGCAGTTAAAGTCTCACTTGAACCTCACTCATTATGTAAAACATGGACAGTTAGTATTTATCAGTACACCAGGTCCTCATTAATTGAGCCGGGTATACTGGAGTAAGCAAACatcaacaacagcaactgggtACAACTGGACATCAAACCTGGGACTTTGTGATTACCAAGCCAGTGTTCCAACCACTGATTGCTGCCtcattacaatacacacacacacacacacacacacacacacacacacacacacacacacacacacacacacacacacacacacgtgcgtgcatgcatgtgtgcatttacacatacacagtatatacaaaattaattgtCACTCACTTAGGAAACACTCCACAGCCAATTTGTTCAGTTGTAAGTTAGTAGAATCCAACTTCAGTAAGGATACTGGCAGTGGAGACTGTATAGTAGACATACACAACTAATAGTACACCATTTAGTCCCCCAACTTTACCTTGGAGAATTTTACCAGGTCAGCAATATCTGACCAAGTCCATGACTGCTTTGTCTTCAATTGACCTGCACACCAAATAATTACAATTTATGCTATAAATATACTAACTCTTTCCTCTGATGGTGCCCATGAATTTCAGACCTCTCAAAGTTCCTTCCATCTTACGCTGTAAATCCACCCTGAAATATATGAGTTATGGGAGTAGACTGTTTAATATGGATTCCTTAGGGCAAAAATATTCTTATACTTTAAGACCCTAATTAAGTGTTTGGATTATTTATGCAGGTATCCTCATTTGTTTCATTGTAGTCAGATATACAGTACGATGTAGTTACATTATAATGTCACCTTTCCTGGCCTTGTCTGAAATGTTCCATAGCAAATTTCATCATGGATAGTTTCCCTTCAGAGCCTTCTCTGGCAATAGCAGTACTGGAGAGGTTTGATTTGCTTGGAGCCACACTTGAAGTGCTAACAACTTTGGACTAAAGttagcaacaacaacaacaaaatttaattaataGCTAATACAACAAATTGTAACTGACCATTATTTTTGATTTCTTGTCAGAGGCAACTACTCTAGCTCTCTAAAATAAACAAGTTTACAAAATTATATACAGAAATGAATAATATACTTCGATAGCTTCTTTAGTAGCACGTAGGCCAACTATGGACTGGACATATTCAGTTGGGAAACTGCCATGGCTTCCTTCATATTCTCCATACATCCACCCTATAGATGTGGTagactctattagagtatgtacaACTAGTGGTCTCTATCTACCTTCATCTACACCTTCCTTGGGTATTATCTTAATAACGGCACCTCCAGGGAAGGACAACAGTGATGCCTCTTTTGTGAAATAGTCAAACAGAGCAAGAGCAAAGTGTACTTCCTGAGACACACAGTAATAAAATGAACAAAATGCTTATAGTACCTTTGTGAGCTCTGTTATTTGAGAATTGATGAGAGATGATAGCTGACTAGCCTGTGTATTCATAATAACTAACACATTAGATGATGTTGTATGCTTACATGTGGTGTCTTGAATTTAAGTTTCTTATTCTTGAGAATGATCTTACACTCATCCTTCTCTGTGTTTATATCATGAATGGCATCAAAACTGCATGAATAAACATGTGGCATTGAGTTAATCATATATCTGGCTTGCCTATATTTCTCAGTGACCTCCAGCAGGTCTCCTGCTGTTGATTGTGTAATGATTAGTACGCCGATGTGAGTTACTCCAACATGAGTCACAGTATTACCATCCTTGTTTTTATCCTGTCAATGATAGTCACATATCTTAATAGGACTGCAAATAACTTTTTGGCAACTGGTAATTCGTGCAGAAATTAATGCTACTTTCAATTTATTAAACTATGAGGTTAgatgtatcaaacagtatggtagtactgtttaagtaaggATCCCCCAGAAATGACGTGCGccacctaaaatgccacctttaaaatcatcctagagacatcttacaccatgaaaatcacctttatggaataatattagtccatctaacatgaaatacagcattaaaacaagaaaacactaaaaatctccaaaactcgaaatttcatctcactcactcattcactcactgaccacagttgcaagcctagagcccaaacaaagcagcgcacggtcatcattttacgtcacaacaacaaactcaccagtgggatgtgccttttggggtccCAACGAGTGTACaccctgtgcaccttgtctttccttttatcttcaatcaggttggttgacttcttcttcaagcatcgaaaccataccgaggcattaatttttcgtATCAACATTTTTCTgcagacaccacaaaattatttcagaaagtgcttatgctgctgaaagagcaggGTTTCAAGTGCTGCATGTGAAGGCTGCTGAATTGTCACTTCTACTTTTGCCAACACCTGGACTGCAATCAACGAAGAAATTTCTTACTTAATAGACAGACTAATACTcgacggcttgttcctctgaatacactgactcagccactcagtgccagACGACGAGATCGAGcaagtgattggatagtactcgagtggaaattgtattacttcatcctgttagtcgagactaagtcccagacaactgaaagggcttGTTTGTTCGAACAACTTCCGGCCCAGGTGAATAGAATGCGGACCAtcatactgagacaggtcatagatctgagcgccaCTGCTATTACGatcacaggggtggatccagactttttgaaagggggttccactctggaattgcaacttcagcctagctgtgaGTTGAAGGTCAAAAAAAAGaggtcattacctgctgacaatagctgcccctcaccagcTAGgtatatttatagctacatagatggtttgctatactgctcctttaaagaatactgtgactgctctattagagtatctcgagtgaaAGACTCTTACAAAAacggggttccatggaaccctttgaatccCCCCCTGGATACACCCCTGGATCAAAGGTAAGTTATGCAAGCTACTACGGGcttatgtgcttccaattttggcacagtacgtactttaataagctgtacaggaacttactagctcacaagttacactgtaactagctgtgctacaacaacaaaactaaacaaactagtatttttaaaaattgttaattcaaaaatgaagtagggatctatgcaataaaaagtagtgaaacaagagatgaatgatggtattacagcatagcttgatgggaaagtccctactttggcacattagctataattttgctcagtgtcaaagtagggacttcccactgaactatgctgtaataccatcattcatcttttgtttcactacattgcattgcatagatccctattttttgaattaacaatttttaaacatAATACTAGTACAATCCATGCATGCAGTAATCTACTATTGCTCAAGAAATAAAATCAAGTTGAGAAGGAAGACCTTGATCTTGAGGTATTAATTAGTATGAGAAATTTCACAATTAAATATGCTTACTGTACCTTAACAGCAAACAATCTGGCAAAGTAACAATCACATTTTCTAGCTAGTTCAACCAACTGCTTCATACCATCATTGTCCACATAGCAACGCTCTGGAGTGATGCTACGTTGATCTAAATATTATAAATTGACATTTCACAATGATATTATAATAACAACTAACCAAGCCATTGCTTGATAGTTTGCTTCTCCTTAACAGATAATCTCACACATGTGTTAGAGAACAAGTCCACTACAACCTAGTGCATATGTGTTGATATACATTTATTACAATAGCCAGTACAATAATCTTACTTGATGAAACACTAATTCTATCATCTTGGGGTCATCTACTCTCTCCAATGGTgtaaaatactgtaataaaaGTGGTCAAATATTTATAGATTCCTTGAAGGGTTTTGTTACCTCTTTGCGTAAAATAAAGTTCCAGGCAGGGTCTTTGTATGAAGTAGTGGAGGTCTTGATGGGATCATATACTGATATATTTTGGGCAGGACGAGGTGGTATATTCTTCTCAGGATCAACAGTTCTGACTGCAGCATGAGCAGTAACTTTTGTCCCaggtctgtaaagtgatttggTGCGAGCAACCTTCATGCTGGCTCTACGCTGAACACTATTTGGAGACAAAAATTGTATTTGCTGTTCCAACTGCTTTGATAACTTGCGGACCATTACTCTAGAAGGAATGGGTTCAACAATGTCTACTGAGTCTGCATCAGGGGTCATCTGTCTgctgatttttcttttctgGACTACCTGTGAAGATGCTTGTGTAACCTCCTTCTTAGATTCCACCATCTGTTGCATTCTTGTTTGACTAGTGGCTGGAGTAACACCAGCAGACTCTTCCCCCATAAAATCTGGTGGTGGGGGTACTATTAAACTTTCTATATCTACAGGACTGTTGTTGTTAACACTGGAACTGGAAACTAGTGGTGATATTGGAAGATTATGTTTTGATGTAATGGAAGATCCTGAGTGCTGTGATTGTACAACAGTTACTTGTTTGGTGAGGACTGTCTGTGAACGTGAGATCTGTTGTGTTGCAGTGACCACTTGACTTGTAGCAGAGCCACTAGCTGTCATAACTTGCTGGGATGATGCACCACTCTGTTGTGCTGGAACAATTTCAGCTACATGTGAAGACAATTTTTGCTTAACGTCTAGAATTGGTGTAGTAGATGGGATGGAGGGTTTGTTTGGCTTTGCAGCAGTGGTTGGAGCTGGAGGTTTCTCTACAGGAAGTGGGGGAGGGGGTGGAGGAGGGGGAGGAACTGAACTTGGCTGAAGGGGTGGAGTACTTAGTGCTGGAGGAAGGGGTGGAGCTGGGGATGCACTAAGTTTTGGAGCAGTGAGCGGTGCTGGGGACTTTGAAGCAGTGGATGGAGCTGGAAGCTTGCCTCCAGGAAGCAGAGGAGGGGGTGGAGGAGGGGGAGGAGCTGATGATGTGGGTGGAGCACCAAGTAGTGGAAGCAGGGATGGAGTTAAGGATTTCTTGGGCTTTGGAGCAGTGAGTGGAGCTGGTAGCTTGCTTGTAGGGAGTGTAGGGGGAGGGGGTGGAGCTGTGCTTGGAGGGGGTGGGAGAGTAGTAGGAGGTGCTATTAATGATGATGGAAAGGGAGGGGGTGGGGGAGCAGGAGGTGGGGCTGAAGACCCACCTGATGACTGTCCAGGAGGTGATGAAGTTGTTCCTTTTCCATCTCCTTTGCCTCCACCTCCTTTGATAGCATCAGCTAAGGTATCAGGATCAATTTCTTCATCCAACATTGGTTGGAATAGTTGATCCAAGAAGTTATTCATTACATCTTGTTCAGCATTCACAGGAGGTAAAGCTACACTATCTctgtgtatatgtataattcacCTAGAACACATAATTATTCTGACAGTGTGCATACCTGCGAGTAGACTTTTGTTTTGGCTGGCCATACTGGTACACAAGGTGATGCGATGGTTGACTTGGGAAATGTGGCGGGGTCTCCATCATAGATATTGCGTCCAGTATGTAACCATGTCCAGCAAGATCTTGTCGCATCTGATCATCTTCTACAGATAGTGACCATCCTTCAAGCGATGTCACCCCCCTTAGTACAAAAAAAGAGAagacatttatatatatatatataagttataatgcacttacTTGTGCTGTGCTAGTTTCTCTGCAATTTCTGCTGCAGTTGTCCATGAATCCAAAGCAAAATTACCCTTCTCTCCTGTAAGAAACTCTCTTGTATTAATTTTAATACTTTGTTTCATACCCAATGGATAAGAGAATGGTAGGGACATGCCTTCAAAAGCTCTAGCAGACTGCCACTCTAGGAAGCATGGAGGAAAAACCCTAGGGATATCTTTTGGAGATGTCTGTAGCAGTTTTCTTTGGCAGAATGCCTTGTATCCATTGTAAGCATAACTTGACACATAGCTAAGAAGATAAAAATAAAAATCGTAATACTGTTATATTAAAAGGCTAATCTGGGAATCCAACCCAAGACCTTCTGCATGTAAAGCAGATGTAATAACCTCTTCACAAGTGAACCATTGGCACACATTCAGGATGCTTACTGTAAGTTGACAAGGAAAAATAATCATGTTAttacattacaaaaaaaaagaaagaaaactcATGGCTCATCTAGGGATTGAACCCAGGACCTTCTGCGTGTAAAGCAGATGTGATAACCACTACACCAATGAACCACTGACACAAGTGAAACACCATTCCATACTTACTTAAGTAAacaagaaaaaagaaaaaaacaatcTGAAAATGGCGGTGCAACCAAACCAAATTATGAATAAAAAGTTTGCAGCTCATCTGGGATTTGAACTCAGAACTTCTGCATGAAAAGCAGATGTGAACCACTGACTTGCTACGCTAGATGCTTGCTAAAGTAAAAATGTAATAATTGTGTAGTACTAAAGCCCAAATTTAGCAACTCAAAAAGTTATGGCTCGTCTGACTTTCTATGTGTAAAATAGATGTAATAACCACTACAACAATGAATCACTGACAACTGGATACTTACTTAAGCAGATACTTGTTCAACCTCTTTGAGGGTGGAATGCAACCCAAGCATAGAGCAATCAGAAGCCAACCCCGCTTGAGATTAGACTCATCTCCATTACACCATGTTTGATTACACAGCTGGGCTAACAGTTCCTCTCCAAGATCACTACTAACCAACCCCTAAAATAAGTATCTGTAGCACACACAGTTTAGGGTATGTCATATAATACCATATAAATGATGTAGTTTCCTAATACTAACTCCTTAATGCCAGTTAGGCTGATATCACCCATAAACCTCATGACCATTTTAAACATGTCAACAGCAGTAGCAGCATCTTTTTCTGACTTCAGTCTTAGTAGTGATGATGGCAATGGCTCAAGAGCCATTGCAAAGTCATAACCCTCCTATGGGATAATGAAATACCACAGTGTTACTATGCAAAACAAATTACCTGAAAATAAGTATTGGAAAATTTGCTGAAAGTACAAGAATCAATATCATCTGGGAGGTCCTGTAGAACTAGCTGAAGATCAACCACTGGCCCCTGAACAAGCTGTAAACCACTTGTCCAGTTAGCATTCTTCCATCCTTAAATTACAATAAAACATTAATCACTTGAAGAAATATCTCAGCAACAATCAACTAACCAGAAAGGGCTTGTATGATCACAGCTAATTCAGCTGGTATTACTAAGTGGGACACATTGACCAAGGCTGATCCCTCTCCAGTTGGGACTTCTAAAGTGGCAATGTCGATGGGTGGTGGTGcttcttcactgatttcttgCATTATAGCTTGCTCTTTAAAACGCTTTTTCAGTAACATCTGTTACAACCAATTGAAAGTGTCTACAAGAATATCATAAAACCTGTCTTGAATACTGACATTCATATAAATCTTTCGTTCTTTCTTCATACGGCACAATGATTGGATAATGATGGTACTTTTTCTGATCTTGAGAAACTGTTTTCTGTAAAATTATGTATATTGTTAGCCACAATGTCTATTTAAGATAGCAGACCTGGCAATAAAAGTCTTGGAATAGCGCTGTATCACCTTTGTAGCAGCAAGGATCTTCAAGTATTTCTTTCTTGCTAGAAACCCACGTATCTATACACACAAGCAATATAATGATCATGAAATTcttttacaaaaacataataattatgctatacCTGTTTCTGAATATTTACTATATAACCAGTCAATAGGACAGCTCTGGTATTATCAAGCCGTTGTTCTGTCTTTTCTCTTAAGAAAATCTGTAGACACAAAATACATATAAAAGTGTTTACTCTATAGGTTGGGTACTT
The nucleotide sequence above comes from Dysidea avara chromosome 3, odDysAvar1.4, whole genome shotgun sequence. Encoded proteins:
- the LOC136250316 gene encoding unconventional myosin-XV-like produces the protein MAQHKMDNQPGGLVWYQGASGYLLPGVIHAVRGDNVSLQNEWDPTSELLNFSFNTLKQRSSTTDEGVEDMIQLNDLHEGGLIYNIKKRYLQRHIYTYTGSILVAVNPYQMFNMYGVDVVREYEGQIIGKLPPHIFALGNAAYSHMRITNENQCMIVSGESGAGKTESTKLLMQYLAAVNKASSNLISEQILEANPLLESFGNAKTVKNNNSSRFGKYLEIFFNKDGVIAGAKVSQYLLERSRIVFQAPDERNYHVFYEMLTGLPQAELANYGLGSVEDYFYLNQGKACSIKSKDEAQDFSRLTSAMEVLGMQSKEKQSLFRILAAVLQLGNMFFGAYDKNGQEAAVIESPPETLQSIGNLLGGPPDKYELSITNKITMTRGEMFYSPNSVEQTLDTRDALAKILYVRLFSWLVKWINKIINKAGVHSSIAVLDIFGFEDFKINSFEQLCINFANENLQFYFNQYIFKLEQEEYSREKISWQMIDFNDNQGCLDLINKKPMGIFQLLDEECNFPKATDESFLEKCHQQHAGNPYYVKPKQRIPVLSINHYAGQVKYQVATFLDKNKDAVRPDLLELLQGSTCKVIAELFKEEDDDTSTGAGSVSRKGGAPTRKRSPTVAAIFSQSLSVLIQEMSKCHPFFVRCIKPNNSKSPNMFEEEMVMDQLRYSGMLETIRIRRSGYPIRLNFKCFVDRYGVIGLLKTTTQEPDDISKEKCIKILQSSKVQSSGFQIGKTKIFLREKTEQRLDNTRAVLLTGYIVNIQKQIRGFLARKKYLKILAATKVIQRYSKTFIARKQFLKIRKSTIIIQSLCRMKKERKIYMNMLLKKRFKEQAIMQEISEEAPPPIDIATLEVPTGEGSALVNVSHLVIPAELAVIIQALSGWKNANWTSGLQLVQGPVVDLQLVLQDLPDDIDSCTFSKFSNTYFQEGYDFAMALEPLPSSLLRLKSEKDAATAVDMFKMVMRFMGDISLTGIKELVLGNYIIYMGLVSSDLGEELLAQLCNQTWCNGDESNLKRGWLLIALCLGCIPPSKRLNKYLLNYVSSYAYNGYKAFCQRKLLQTSPKDIPRVFPPCFLEWQSARAFEGMSLPFSYPLGEKGNFALDSWTTAAEIAEKLAQHKGVTSLEGWSLSVEDDQMRQDLAGHGYILDAISMMETPPHFPSQPSHHLVYQYGQPKQKSTRRDSVALPPVNAEQDVMNNFLDQLFQPMLDEEIDPDTLADAIKGGGGKGDGKGTTSSPPGQSSAEIVPAQQSGASSQQVMTASGSATSQVVTATQQISRSQTVLTKQVTVVQSQHSGSSITSKHNLPISPLVSSSSVNNNSPVDIESLIVPPPPDFMGEESAGVTPATSQTRMQQMVESKKEVTQASSQVVQKRKISRQMTPDADSVDIVEPIPSRVMVRKLSKQLEQQIQFLSPNSVQRRASMKVARTKSLYRPGTKVTAHAAVRTVDPEKNIPPRPAQNISVYDPIKTSTTSYKDPAWNFILRKEYFTPLERVDDPKMIELVFHQVVVDLFSNTCVRLSVKEKQTIKQWLDQRSITPERCYVDNDGMKQLVELARKCDCYFARLFAVKDKNKDGNTVTHVGVTHIGVLIITQSTAGDLLEVTEKYSFDAIHDINTEKDECKIILKNKKLKFKTPHASQLSSLINSQITELTKEVHFALALFDYFTKEASLLSFPGGAVIKIIPKEGVDEGWMYGEYEGSHGSFPTEYVQSIVGLRATKEAIERARVVASDKKSKIMSKVVSTSSVAPSKSNLSSTAIAREGSEGKLSMMKFAMEHFRQGQERVDLQRKMEGTLRGLKFMGTIRGKSQLKTKQSWTWSDIADLVKFSKSPLPVSLLKLDSTNLQLNKLAVECFLNIMKFMGDYMSKGKSEKELVMAILKAAREHPELQDEIYCQLVKQTTSNKSSKNDSCERGWKLLVICTGYLNCSELLLPYMLSYLQANSSDSKREFHAMASMCDSNLRKTIRYGGRKNPPGEEEIEAIIVGRFVKRQVIHLPGDDSKVLRVRICTTSYDLLKELCTMLNLLGESDIEEFGIHADLGKHTLPLPISPHEYVQDVCAMLDSQNLNYKLCFQKLMWFNSWNLENSLYSSVLYHQAVPDFMRAHLVQLDGGVMSQQLMDTVCLLAALQHRARGETDLPSLKQTAKLIPPSVSRQFKPQQWLDKVQLHFQSTAQHLTVKGARDKFMDVIMKFPMYASRFFPIMSVSHPKVVGECILAVNRNGLFFLSSKTRESLLSFPFHEIVSTRKLRSHSGRQYIDLKCGNLMVQRVIRCETPYGREIAPLISSYVKARLQEQRKEDDIKGVVRGSSMYLA